A portion of the Streptococcus sp. Marseille-Q6470 genome contains these proteins:
- a CDS encoding gamma-glutamyl-gamma-aminobutyrate hydrolase family protein, with protein sequence MARTVVGVAANLCPVDAEGKNIHSSVSCKFAESIRQVGGLPLVIPVGDESVVHDYVEMIDKLILTGGQNVHPQFYGEEKTIDSDDYNLTRDEFELALLQEALRQNKPILAICRGVQLVNVAFGGTLNQDIEGHWQGLPFGTSHSIETVDGSVVSKLFGKESQVNSVHRQSIKDLAPNFRVTAVDPRDQTVEAIESIDEHRIIGLQWHPEFLVNEEDGNLELFEYLLNEL encoded by the coding sequence ATGGCAAGAACGGTTGTTGGAGTTGCAGCAAATCTATGTCCTGTGGACGCAGAAGGAAAAAATATTCATTCATCTGTCTCTTGTAAATTTGCTGAAAGTATTCGTCAGGTTGGTGGACTTCCTTTGGTCATCCCAGTTGGTGATGAGTCAGTTGTGCATGACTATGTAGAAATGATTGACAAACTTATCTTGACTGGAGGGCAAAATGTCCATCCTCAGTTTTATGGTGAGGAAAAAACAATTGATAGCGACGACTATAACCTAACTCGCGACGAGTTTGAGCTAGCTCTTCTACAAGAAGCCTTGCGTCAGAATAAACCAATTTTAGCCATTTGCCGTGGCGTTCAGCTTGTCAACGTTGCCTTTGGTGGGACACTCAATCAGGATATTGAAGGTCATTGGCAAGGTCTACCTTTTGGGACTTCACATTCTATTGAGACAGTGGATGGCAGTGTAGTGTCTAAATTATTTGGTAAAGAAAGTCAGGTTAATTCAGTGCATCGTCAGAGCATTAAAGATCTGGCACCCAACTTCCGTGTGACGGCTGTGGATCCACGTGATCAAACTGTTGAAGCAATTGAATCCATTGATGAACACCGTATTATTGGTCTCCAGTGGCATCCAGAATTTTTGGTCAATGAAGAAGATGGCAACTTAGAATTATTTGAGTATTTATTGAATGAATTATAA
- a CDS encoding ABC transporter ATP-binding protein — translation MKTFEFFWNYFKVYKISFVVVIAMIIIATVAQALFPVFAGQTVTELANLVIAYQNGNPDMVWQSLLGLLINLAYVLIVLVVSSLIYMVLMSRIIAESTNEMRKGLFGKLSRLTVSFFDRHQDGDILSRFTSDLDNILQAFNESLVSVMTNIALYIGLLIVMFAKNVTLALITIASTPIAVIMLIVILKLARKYTNLQQKEVGKLNAYMDESISGQKAVIVQGIQDDVIAGFVEQNERVRKATFKGRMFSGILFPVMNGMSLVNTAVVIFIGSAVLLNDKNIETATALGLIVMFTQFSQQYYQPIIQLAASWGSLQLAFTGAERIQEMFDAEEEIRPQDAPVFNELKEGVEIRNVDFSYLPGKPILKDVSISAPKGKMIAVVGPTGSGKTTIMNLINRFYDVDAGSISFDGRDIREFDLDSLRSKVGIVLQDSVLFSGTIRDNIRFGVPDASQEMVEAAAKATHIHEYIESLPDKYDTLINDDQSVFSTGQKQLISIARTLMTDPQVLILDEATSNVDTVTESKIQNAMEAIVAGRTSFVIAHRLKTILNADQIIVLKDGEVIEQGNHQELLKLGGFYSELYHNQFVFE, via the coding sequence ATGAAGACATTTGAATTCTTTTGGAACTATTTTAAAGTTTATAAGATATCCTTTGTCGTTGTTATTGCTATGATTATCATTGCAACGGTAGCCCAAGCCCTCTTTCCAGTATTTGCAGGTCAAACAGTCACAGAACTGGCTAATTTGGTTATAGCTTATCAAAATGGAAATCCTGATATGGTTTGGCAAAGTCTATTGGGACTCCTAATCAATCTTGCCTATGTTTTGATTGTGCTCGTGGTGTCGAGTCTTATCTATATGGTTTTGATGAGCCGTATTATTGCCGAATCGACAAATGAGATGCGTAAGGGACTTTTTGGCAAGCTTTCTCGCTTGACTGTTTCCTTCTTTGACCGCCATCAAGATGGAGATATCCTGTCACGTTTCACCAGTGATTTGGATAATATCCTACAGGCTTTCAACGAAAGTCTGGTGTCTGTCATGACCAATATTGCCCTTTATATTGGTTTGTTGATTGTCATGTTCGCAAAAAATGTGACCTTGGCTTTGATTACGATTGCTAGCACTCCAATAGCTGTCATCATGTTGATTGTCATTTTGAAATTGGCAAGAAAATACACTAACCTCCAACAAAAGGAAGTTGGGAAGCTCAATGCTTATATGGATGAGAGTATTTCGGGTCAGAAAGCCGTTATTGTTCAAGGTATTCAAGATGATGTGATTGCAGGTTTTGTTGAGCAAAATGAACGGGTTCGAAAGGCCACTTTCAAGGGCAGAATGTTTTCAGGAATTCTCTTTCCTGTCATGAACGGAATGAGCTTGGTCAATACAGCAGTAGTTATTTTTATCGGTTCAGCTGTTTTACTGAATGATAAGAACATCGAGACAGCAACTGCTCTGGGTTTGATTGTCATGTTTACCCAGTTTTCTCAGCAATATTACCAACCCATTATCCAATTAGCGGCGAGCTGGGGAAGTTTGCAACTGGCCTTTACAGGTGCAGAACGTATCCAAGAAATGTTTGATGCAGAAGAAGAAATTCGTCCTCAAGATGCTCCAGTCTTTAACGAATTAAAAGAAGGTGTGGAGATTCGTAACGTGGACTTCTCCTACCTGCCAGGAAAACCCATTTTGAAAGATGTTAGCATTTCAGCTCCAAAAGGAAAAATGATTGCGGTAGTTGGTCCGACAGGTTCAGGGAAAACAACTATCATGAACTTGATCAATCGTTTTTATGATGTGGATGCAGGAAGTATCAGCTTTGATGGCAGAGATATCCGCGAGTTTGATTTAGACAGTTTGCGAAGTAAGGTGGGAATTGTCTTGCAGGATTCAGTTTTATTTAGCGGAACTATTCGTGACAATATTCGATTCGGTGTACCGGATGCTAGTCAGGAGATGGTAGAAGCAGCTGCTAAGGCTACGCATATCCATGAATATATCGAAAGTCTACCAGATAAGTACGATACTCTGATTAATGATGATCAGAGCGTATTCTCAACAGGTCAGAAGCAGTTGATTTCCATTGCTCGTACCTTGATGACAGATCCACAGGTCTTAATTTTGGATGAGGCAACATCAAACGTGGATACTGTAACAGAGAGCAAGATTCAAAATGCCATGGAGGCAATTGTAGCAGGAAGAACTAGTTTTGTAATTGCTCACCGCTTGAAAACCATTCTCAATGCCGATCAGATTATTGTCCTTAAGGATGGTGAGGTTATTGAACAAGGAAATCACCAGGAATTACTCAAGCTTGGAGGCTTTTACTCCGAACTGTACCATAATCAATTTGTCTTTGAATAA
- a CDS encoding ABC transporter ATP-binding protein has protein sequence MLFQKIKAYKWQALASLVMTGLMVTSSLLQPRYLQEVLEALLTGDNEAIYTIGFWLILVALIGLVAGGINVVLAAYIAQGVSSDLREDAFRKIQTFSYANIEKFNAGNLVVRMTNDINQIQNVVMMTFQILFRLPILFIGSFILAVVTLPSLWWVLVLMVVLIVAMTGLMMGMMGPRFAKFQTLLERINAIAKENLRGVRVVKSFVREKDQFAKFTQVSDELLGENLYIGYAFSIVQPVMMMISYGAVFLSIWLVAGMAESDPSVVGSIASFVNYLSQIIFTIVMVGFLGNSVTRAMISLRRIREILDTEPAMTFNDVEDEELEGSLSFENVTFTYPNDEEPILKDVSFDIAAGEMVGVVGATGAGKSTLAQLIPRLFDPQQGSIKIGGKDIRTVSEGTLRKTVSIVLQRAILFSGTIADNLRQGKGDATVSEMERAARIAQASEFISRMDLAFESPVEERGTNFSGGQKQRMSIARGIVSNPKILIFDDSTSALDAKSERLVQEALNKDLKGTTTIIIAQKISSVVHADKILVLDQGRLIGQGKHADLVATNAVYREIYETQKGKEE, from the coding sequence ATGCTGTTTCAGAAAATAAAAGCCTATAAATGGCAGGCCCTGGCTTCCTTGGTTATGACAGGTCTAATGGTAACGAGTTCACTCTTGCAACCACGTTATTTGCAGGAGGTTTTAGAGGCCCTACTAACAGGTGATAATGAAGCTATTTATACTATCGGTTTTTGGTTAATTCTTGTTGCCTTGATTGGTTTGGTTGCAGGTGGGATCAATGTAGTGTTAGCAGCTTACATTGCTCAAGGAGTTTCGTCTGACTTACGTGAAGATGCCTTTCGTAAGATTCAAACTTTTTCATACGCCAATATTGAGAAGTTTAATGCAGGGAACCTCGTTGTGCGTATGACCAACGATATCAATCAGATTCAAAACGTCGTTATGATGACCTTCCAAATCCTCTTTCGACTACCGATTTTATTTATTGGTTCCTTTATATTAGCCGTTGTCACTCTACCTTCGTTGTGGTGGGTGCTGGTTCTTATGGTCGTTTTGATCGTCGCCATGACAGGTCTTATGATGGGGATGATGGGACCGCGCTTTGCAAAATTCCAGACCTTATTGGAGCGTATCAATGCCATTGCCAAAGAAAATTTACGTGGTGTGCGCGTGGTTAAGTCTTTTGTCCGAGAAAAAGACCAGTTTGCTAAGTTTACGCAGGTATCCGATGAATTACTGGGAGAAAACCTTTATATCGGCTACGCCTTTTCTATCGTTCAACCTGTAATGATGATGATTTCATACGGGGCTGTCTTTCTTTCAATCTGGCTTGTAGCAGGTATGGCAGAGTCAGATCCGTCAGTAGTTGGTTCCATTGCTTCCTTTGTAAACTACCTGAGTCAGATTATCTTTACCATCGTCATGGTTGGATTTTTGGGGAACTCAGTTACTCGTGCCATGATTTCCCTTCGTCGTATTCGTGAAATCCTTGATACAGAACCAGCTATGACTTTCAATGATGTGGAAGATGAAGAATTGGAAGGAAGTCTCAGTTTTGAAAATGTGACCTTTACCTATCCAAATGATGAAGAACCTATCCTAAAAGATGTATCCTTCGATATCGCAGCTGGTGAAATGGTTGGGGTTGTCGGAGCAACTGGTGCAGGGAAATCAACCTTGGCTCAGTTGATTCCACGATTATTTGACCCTCAGCAAGGTTCGATCAAGATTGGTGGAAAGGACATTCGGACAGTTAGTGAAGGGACGCTTCGTAAGACAGTTTCTATCGTCCTACAAAGAGCCATTCTCTTTAGTGGAACCATCGCAGATAATCTCAGACAAGGTAAGGGAGATGCGACAGTTTCAGAAATGGAACGCGCGGCTCGCATCGCCCAGGCCAGTGAATTTATTAGTCGTATGGACTTGGCCTTTGAAAGTCCAGTTGAGGAACGTGGGACTAACTTTTCTGGTGGACAGAAGCAACGAATGTCTATTGCGCGTGGGATTGTCAGCAATCCTAAAATTTTGATTTTTGATGATTCAACCTCTGCCCTTGATGCCAAATCGGAACGTTTGGTTCAAGAAGCCCTCAACAAGGATTTGAAGGGGACAACTACGATTATCATCGCGCAAAAGATTAGCTCTGTTGTACATGCTGATAAAATCTTAGTGCTTGACCAAGGGCGTTTGATTGGTCAAGGCAAACACGCTGACTTGGTTGCAACAAACGCAGTTTATCGTGAAATTTACGAGACGCAAAAAGGAAAGGAGGAGTAG
- a CDS encoding histidine phosphatase family protein, translating to MASVKLYLVRHGKTMFNTIGRAQGWSDTPLTAEGERGIHELGIGLRESGLKFERAYSSDSGRTIQTMGIILEELGLTGQIPYRMDKRIREWCFGSFDGAYDGDLFMGIIPRIFNVDHVHRLSYAELAEGLVEVDTAGWAEGWEKLSGRIWEGFEAIAKEMEANGGGNALVVSHGMTIGTIVYLINGMHPHGLDNGSVTILEYEDGQFSVKIVGDCSYREIGRVKLDEQDSSEQ from the coding sequence ATGGCAAGTGTAAAATTGTATCTAGTGCGTCATGGGAAAACAATGTTTAATACGATTGGGCGTGCTCAAGGCTGGAGTGATACTCCTTTAACAGCTGAAGGTGAGCGAGGTATTCACGAACTGGGAATTGGTTTGCGTGAGTCAGGCTTAAAGTTTGAGCGTGCTTACTCGAGTGACTCAGGACGTACCATCCAGACTATGGGAATTATCCTTGAGGAACTAGGTTTAACAGGGCAAATTCCTTATCGTATGGATAAGCGAATCCGTGAATGGTGCTTTGGTAGTTTTGATGGTGCTTATGATGGGGACCTATTTATGGGCATCATTCCTCGTATCTTTAATGTCGATCATGTGCATCGTTTGTCCTATGCGGAGCTAGCTGAAGGCTTGGTCGAAGTGGATACTGCAGGCTGGGCTGAAGGATGGGAAAAGCTAAGTGGTCGTATCTGGGAAGGTTTTGAAGCCATTGCCAAGGAAATGGAAGCCAATGGTGGAGGAAATGCCCTGGTAGTCAGCCATGGAATGACTATTGGTACCATTGTTTACCTCATTAACGGCATGCATCCACATGGTCTTGATAACGGAAGTGTGACGATTCTTGAGTACGAAGATGGTCAGTTTTCAGTAAAAATTGTTGGGGACTGTAGCTACCGTGAAATTGGACGAGTTAAGCTAGACGAGCAAGATAGTTCAGAACAATAA
- the comGG gene encoding competence type IV pilus minor pilin ComGG — MLKKKKVRAGVLLYAITIAGIFSLLLQFYLNRQLAHHQDYALNKEKLLAFAMAKRTYEKASSENGEQSFNVGKSTYRNDEKFFTTTIDTGKNQFEFHFSPLKKTGQKSEKTENKTKEGNEEKTEEGGKKETARSSKLAPSKKGTE, encoded by the coding sequence GTGTTGAAAAAGAAAAAAGTTAGAGCAGGAGTTCTCCTATACGCTATCACTATTGCTGGAATTTTTAGTCTTTTGTTGCAGTTTTATCTAAATCGGCAACTAGCACATCATCAGGATTATGCCTTAAATAAAGAAAAACTTCTTGCATTTGCTATGGCTAAGAGAACCTATGAAAAAGCTTCTTCTGAAAATGGAGAGCAGTCATTTAATGTAGGGAAGTCAACTTATCGAAATGACGAAAAATTCTTCACAACGACTATTGACACAGGAAAAAATCAGTTTGAATTTCACTTTTCTCCTTTAAAAAAGACCGGTCAAAAGTCTGAGAAAACAGAAAACAAGACCAAAGAAGGAAATGAGGAGAAAACAGAAGAAGGGGGCAAAAAAGAGACTGCTAGGTCTTCCAAATTAGCACCTTCAAAGAAGGGCACAGAGTAG
- the comGF gene encoding competence type IV pilus minor pilin ComGF, with protein sequence MERRNYWRFKTSRVRAFTLLESLVALIVISGSLLLFQAMSQLLVSEVRYQQKSEQKEWLLFVDQLEAELNRTQFEKVENDRLYLKQEGKPISMGKSKSNDFRKTDASGRGYQPMVYGLKSARIQEKGQELHFHFQFEKGLEREFIYRVEKEKS encoded by the coding sequence ATGGAACGGAGAAATTACTGGCGATTCAAGACAAGTAGGGTCAGAGCTTTTACACTTTTAGAATCCTTAGTTGCCCTTATCGTTATTAGTGGTAGCTTACTCCTCTTTCAAGCTATGAGCCAGCTCTTGGTTTCAGAAGTTCGCTATCAGCAGAAAAGTGAGCAAAAAGAATGGCTTTTATTTGTGGATCAGCTAGAAGCAGAGTTGAATCGAACCCAATTTGAAAAAGTGGAGAATGATAGGCTTTACCTCAAACAGGAAGGTAAACCCATTTCCATGGGTAAATCAAAGTCAAATGATTTCCGGAAAACAGATGCTAGTGGACGTGGTTATCAACCCATGGTCTACGGCCTAAAATCAGCTCGAATTCAAGAAAAAGGGCAGGAACTGCACTTTCACTTTCAGTTTGAAAAGGGACTAGAGAGGGAATTTATCTATCGTGTTGAAAAAGAAAAAAGTTAG
- the comGE gene encoding competence type IV pilus minor pilin ComGE, protein MERLNVFKKQKIKAVILLEAVISLAIFASIATLLLGQIQESRKREAELLKQEEVLRVARMALQTGQKQLTVNGLTVRVVSNERGLEVYHGTEKLLAIQDK, encoded by the coding sequence ATGGAAAGATTAAACGTATTCAAGAAGCAAAAAATTAAGGCGGTTATTCTACTGGAAGCAGTAATTTCACTAGCCATTTTTGCCAGTATAGCAACCCTCTTGCTAGGACAAATTCAAGAAAGTAGAAAAAGAGAAGCAGAGCTTTTAAAACAGGAAGAAGTTTTGCGAGTGGCTCGTATGGCTTTGCAGACTGGACAAAAGCAGTTGACTGTCAATGGCCTTACGGTTCGTGTTGTCTCGAATGAGCGAGGTTTGGAGGTATACCATGGAACGGAGAAATTACTGGCGATTCAAGACAAGTAG
- the comGD gene encoding competence type IV pilus minor pilin ComGD: MQNKRQVKQFRIRAFTMLESLLVLGIVSLLALGLSSSVQSTFAAVEEQIFFMEFEELYRETQKRSLASQQKMILMLEERSIGNGYQKLAIPKGIQLQSNQSITFDKAGGNSSLASVRFQTRKEVVRYQLYLGNGKIKRIQEAKN; the protein is encoded by the coding sequence ATGCAAAACAAAAGACAAGTCAAACAGTTTCGGATTAGGGCTTTTACTATGCTAGAAAGTTTATTGGTCTTAGGAATAGTCAGCCTGTTAGCCCTGGGTTTGTCAAGTTCAGTTCAATCAACTTTTGCAGCTGTGGAAGAACAGATTTTCTTTATGGAGTTTGAGGAACTTTATCGAGAAACCCAGAAGCGAAGTCTGGCTAGTCAGCAAAAGATGATCTTAATGCTAGAAGAGAGAAGTATTGGGAATGGCTATCAGAAATTAGCCATCCCTAAAGGCATTCAATTGCAGTCTAATCAGTCAATTACCTTTGATAAGGCTGGAGGGAATTCGTCTCTAGCTAGCGTGAGATTTCAAACAAGGAAAGAAGTGGTTCGCTACCAACTATATCTAGGGAATGGAAAGATTAAACGTATTCAAGAAGCAAAAAATTAA
- the comGC gene encoding competence type IV pilus major pilin ComGC yields MKKMMMKLKETKAKAFTLVEMLVVLLIISVLLLLFVPNLTKQKDAVNDKGKAAVVKVVESQAELYSLDKNEDASLSKLQADGRITAEQAKAYKEYHAKQKTSQTVSD; encoded by the coding sequence ATGAAAAAAATGATGATGAAATTAAAAGAAACGAAGGCAAAAGCTTTTACACTGGTAGAAATGTTGGTGGTGTTGCTTATCATTAGCGTCCTACTCTTGCTGTTTGTGCCAAACTTAACTAAGCAAAAGGATGCAGTCAATGATAAAGGGAAAGCAGCTGTCGTCAAGGTGGTAGAAAGCCAAGCAGAACTCTATAGTCTGGATAAAAATGAAGATGCTAGTCTAAGCAAATTACAGGCAGATGGACGTATCACTGCTGAGCAAGCAAAAGCCTATAAGGAATATCATGCAAAACAAAAGACAAGTCAAACAGTTTCGGATTAG
- the comGB gene encoding competence type IV pilus assembly protein ComGB yields the protein MSKLISFLRIDISLPFKLKRRELATSKQKKIITLFNNLFSSGFHLVEIISFLDRSLLLEKEYVSQMRLGLSKGKSFSEMMGNLGFSSAIVTQLSLAEVHGNLHLSLGKIEEYLDNLAKVKKKLIEVATYPLILLAFLLLIMLGLRNYLLPQLDSSNIATLVISNLPQIFLGLALALSLASLTGLIFYRRSKKIQVFSYLARIPFLGVFVQYYLTAYYAREWGNMIGQGLELAQIFQMMQEQGDPLFKEIGYDLDQSLQNGHEFSKVVQTYPFFRKELGLIIEYGEVKSKLGSELEIYAEKTWESFFTRVNRTMNLVQPLVFIFVALLIVLLYAAMLLPMYQNMEVNF from the coding sequence ATGAGCAAATTGATCAGCTTCTTAAGGATCGACATATCACTGCCCTTCAAGCTGAAACGGAGAGAATTAGCTACCAGTAAACAGAAGAAAATTATTACTCTCTTTAACAATTTGTTTTCGAGCGGTTTTCACTTGGTAGAAATCATTTCCTTTCTTGATAGAAGTCTTTTGTTGGAGAAGGAATATGTTTCGCAGATGCGCCTAGGACTATCGAAAGGAAAATCTTTCTCGGAAATGATGGGGAATTTAGGTTTTTCGAGTGCGATTGTCACTCAACTTTCATTGGCTGAAGTTCATGGAAATCTCCATTTGAGTTTGGGGAAAATTGAAGAATATTTGGATAATCTTGCTAAGGTCAAGAAGAAGTTAATTGAAGTTGCGACCTACCCACTTATTTTGCTAGCTTTTTTACTGTTAATTATGCTAGGATTGCGGAATTATCTATTGCCCCAACTGGATAGTAGTAACATAGCTACTTTAGTGATTAGTAATCTGCCACAGATTTTTCTCGGACTTGCTCTAGCACTAAGTCTTGCATCTTTAACAGGGCTGATTTTCTACAGGAGATCTAAGAAGATACAAGTCTTTTCTTATCTGGCTAGAATCCCTTTTTTAGGTGTGTTTGTTCAGTATTATCTAACTGCTTATTATGCTCGGGAATGGGGAAATATGATTGGACAAGGTTTAGAGTTGGCACAGATTTTCCAGATGATGCAGGAGCAAGGAGATCCTCTTTTTAAGGAAATTGGATACGATTTAGATCAATCTTTGCAAAATGGGCATGAATTTTCTAAGGTTGTTCAGACCTATCCCTTCTTTAGAAAGGAGTTGGGATTAATCATTGAATATGGAGAGGTTAAATCCAAGTTGGGAAGCGAATTGGAAATATATGCGGAAAAAACTTGGGAATCCTTCTTTACCCGAGTCAATCGGACCATGAACCTTGTTCAACCGTTGGTCTTTATTTTTGTAGCCCTGCTAATCGTTTTATTGTATGCAGCTATGTTGCTGCCAATGTATCAAAATATGGAGGTAAATTTTTAG
- the comGA gene encoding competence type IV pilus ATPase ComGA, with amino-acid sequence MVQALAQELISLAKKDGAQDIYFIPKDKVYELHMRIGDERRLINSYDFEKLGAVISHFKFIAGMNVGEKRRSQLGSCDYQHDGKVSSLRLSTVGDYRGYESLVIRLLHDEEQELRFWFQDLKELEKGFRQRGLYLFAGPVGSGKTTLMHELAKSLFKGQQVMSIEDPVEIKQEEMLQLQLNEAIGLSYENLIKLSLRHRPDLLIIGEIRDSETARAVVRASLTGATVFSTIHAKSIRGVYERLLELGVSEDELAVVLQGVCYQRLIGGGGIIDFANQNYSEHQAEKWNEQIDQLLKDRHITALQAETERISYQ; translated from the coding sequence ATGGTACAAGCACTTGCACAAGAATTGATTAGTCTCGCAAAAAAGGATGGAGCTCAGGATATCTATTTTATTCCCAAGGATAAGGTTTATGAGTTGCATATGCGAATAGGTGATGAAAGGCGTTTGATTAATAGCTATGACTTTGAAAAGTTGGGCGCAGTTATTAGTCATTTTAAATTTATTGCGGGGATGAATGTTGGAGAAAAGCGTCGTAGTCAGCTTGGGTCCTGTGATTATCAGCATGATGGCAAGGTTTCTTCACTACGCTTATCGACGGTAGGAGATTATCGTGGTTATGAGAGTTTAGTTATTCGCCTTTTGCACGATGAAGAACAAGAGTTGCGCTTCTGGTTTCAAGACCTTAAGGAACTGGAAAAGGGCTTTAGACAACGCGGCCTTTATCTATTTGCAGGACCTGTAGGAAGTGGTAAAACTACCTTAATGCATGAATTAGCTAAGTCATTGTTTAAGGGACAACAAGTCATGTCCATTGAGGACCCAGTCGAGATTAAGCAAGAAGAGATGCTGCAATTACAACTCAATGAAGCTATTGGACTGAGTTATGAAAACTTGATAAAACTTTCTTTGCGGCACCGCCCAGATCTTTTAATCATTGGGGAAATTCGGGATAGCGAAACAGCCCGTGCTGTTGTAAGAGCGAGCTTAACGGGAGCTACAGTGTTTTCGACCATACATGCAAAGAGTATTCGTGGTGTCTATGAGCGTCTTTTAGAACTCGGTGTCAGTGAAGATGAACTCGCAGTTGTTTTACAAGGTGTTTGCTACCAGAGACTAATCGGGGGAGGAGGAATTATTGATTTTGCAAACCAAAATTATTCAGAACACCAGGCAGAAAAGTGGAATGAGCAAATTGATCAGCTTCTTAAGGATCGACATATCACTGCCCTTCAAGCTGAAACGGAGAGAATTAGCTACCAGTAA
- a CDS encoding DUF1033 family protein, with translation MYRVIEMYGDFEPWWFIEGWEEDVISSKKFENYYDALKYYKSCWFELEKKIPLYKSRGDLMTIFWNPEDKRWCEECDEFLQQYHSLALLEDGQVIPDEKFRPGYEKQTGLEIHRTCRIKKDGTTF, from the coding sequence ATGTATCGAGTTATAGAAATGTACGGGGATTTTGAACCTTGGTGGTTCATAGAAGGATGGGAAGAAGACGTCATTAGTAGTAAGAAATTTGAAAATTACTATGATGCCTTGAAGTATTATAAATCTTGCTGGTTTGAATTGGAAAAGAAAATTCCACTATATAAAAGTCGAGGAGACTTAATGACCATATTTTGGAATCCGGAGGATAAGCGTTGGTGTGAGGAATGTGATGAATTTCTGCAGCAATATCATTCCTTGGCCTTACTGGAAGATGGTCAAGTTATACCAGATGAAAAATTCAGACCGGGTTATGAAAAACAAACTGGTTTAGAAATCCACCGGACGTGTCGCATCAAAAAAGATGGAACAACTTTTTAA
- the nagA gene encoding N-acetylglucosamine-6-phosphate deacetylase, whose amino-acid sequence MPKYIKADQFFYPHGVRRDGFLELVDGKFGKHVDQVSEGAEIIDYSGYSIAPGLVDTHIHGFGGVDVMDNNIEGTLHTMSEGLLSTGVTSFLPTTLTSSYEQLLAVTENIGARYQEATGAKIRGIYFEGPYFTEKYKGAQNPAYMKDPRMDEFRAWQKAANGLLNKIALAPEREGVEDFVRTITGEGVTVALGHSNATFDEAKKAVDAGASVWVHAYNGMRGLTHRELGMVGAMYELPHTYAELICDGHHVDPKACDILLKQKGTENIALITDCMTAGGLQDGDYMLGEFPVVVANGTARLKSTGNLAGSILKLKDGLKNVVEWGIANPHEAVMMASLNPAKSVHIDDVCGQIREGYDADFIVLDKDLELVATYLDGEKRYQA is encoded by the coding sequence ATGCCTAAATATATTAAAGCGGATCAATTTTTCTATCCTCATGGTGTTCGCCGTGACGGTTTTCTAGAACTAGTTGATGGTAAATTTGGTAAGCATGTGGATCAAGTATCTGAGGGTGCTGAAATTATTGACTATAGTGGTTATAGTATTGCACCTGGTCTTGTGGATACTCATATTCATGGTTTTGGTGGAGTCGATGTTATGGATAATAACATTGAAGGAACGCTTCATACTATGAGTGAAGGGCTTCTTAGTACAGGTGTTACAAGCTTTTTACCAACAACTTTGACATCTTCATATGAGCAGTTATTAGCAGTAACTGAAAATATTGGGGCTCGTTACCAAGAAGCTACCGGTGCTAAGATTCGTGGTATTTATTTTGAAGGTCCTTATTTTACTGAAAAGTATAAGGGAGCTCAAAATCCAGCTTACATGAAGGATCCTCGAATGGATGAGTTTCGTGCTTGGCAGAAGGCTGCTAATGGTCTTCTTAATAAGATTGCGCTTGCTCCAGAACGTGAAGGTGTAGAAGACTTTGTACGTACTATTACTGGAGAAGGTGTTACCGTTGCTCTCGGTCATTCGAATGCAACATTTGATGAAGCTAAAAAAGCTGTTGATGCCGGTGCAAGTGTTTGGGTTCATGCTTATAATGGTATGCGTGGATTAACTCACCGTGAGCTTGGTATGGTTGGTGCTATGTATGAATTGCCACATACTTATGCTGAATTGATTTGCGATGGGCATCACGTTGATCCTAAGGCTTGTGACATCCTACTTAAACAAAAAGGTACTGAAAATATTGCTCTTATCACTGACTGTATGACAGCGGGTGGTTTGCAAGATGGTGACTACATGCTAGGAGAATTCCCAGTTGTGGTTGCAAATGGTACTGCACGTCTCAAATCTACTGGGAACTTGGCAGGTTCTATTCTCAAACTTAAAGACGGTTTGAAAAATGTTGTTGAATGGGGCATTGCAAATCCACATGAAGCAGTTATGATGGCCAGTCTCAACCCAGCAAAATCAGTTCATATTGATGACGTTTGTGGACAAATTCGCGAAGGCTACGATGCTGACTTTATCGTTCTTGATAAGGATTTGGAATTGGTAGCAACTTACCTTGATGGTGAAAAACGTTATCAAGCATAA